One genomic window of Augochlora pura isolate Apur16 chromosome 5, APUR_v2.2.1, whole genome shotgun sequence includes the following:
- the LOC144470018 gene encoding cytochrome P450 6B4-like, whose amino-acid sequence MYVQCLTAVNTKYYHVPLHVFRIDGSVDDGSSFFVLRGGHETTASAMSWALHELAQHQDIQDNLLKEIEQYMEKYNGEITYETMEQMEYLDKVFKETLRKYPAGPLIMRVASSDYTFETLNFTVPKYTNVWVSVYNIQRDPAIYPDPMKFDPERFTKEAEATRHPMHFMPFGEGPRHCIGYRFAIFNWKLGIFTILRDYKVETCEQTVLSPEFEPWSFLLTPKSEIKLKLTKIS is encoded by the exons atgtatgtacAATGTCTCACTGCAGTGAACACAAAGTATTATCATGTCCCACTACA cgtCTTCAGAATTGACGGATCAGTTGATGACGGCTCAAGCTTTTTCGTTCTTCGCGGCGGTCATGAGACAACTGCATCAGCTATGAGCTGGGCTCTTCATGAGTTAGCACAACACCAAGATATACAAGATAATTTACTTAAAGAAATCGAACAATATATGGAAAAGTACAACGGTGAAATTACCTATGAAACTATGGAGCAAATGGAGTACTTAGACAAAGTTTTCAAAG AAACATTAAGGAAATATCCAGCAGGGCCGCTGATCATGCGAGTTGCATCTTCTGATTACACTTTCGAGactttaaattttacagtACCAAAATACACCAATGTATGGGTttcagtatataatatacaaaggGATCCTGCCATTTATCCCGATCCTATGAAATTCGATCCTGAAAGATTCACTAAAGAAGCTGAAGCAACTCGACACCCTATGCACTTTATGCCTTTCGGCGAGGGGCCAAGACATTGTATTG GCTATCGATTCGCCATTTTCAATTGGAAACTTGGTATATTCACAATACTTCGAGACTACAAAGTAGAAACCTGCGAACAAACCGTACTTTCACCTGAATTTGAGCCTTGGTCATTTCTCTTAACGCCTAAGAgtgaaataaagttaaaattgaCGAAGATTTCATGA
- the LOC144470386 gene encoding cytochrome P450 6A1-like, with product MTGIEILCGIVVVLLLLYYYSTSTHNFWKKRGVPGPEPIPFFGNTVAVLFSRLSMGQYMREIYAKYKSEPMVGVFIRRSPLLILNDPELIKTVLIKDFTKFSDRGMTVNEQAEPLSQHLFALEPERWRPLRTRLSPVFTSGKLKEMFFMIIDCANNLESHLEKVAVKGEPIDCRELAARYTTDVIGSCAFGINMNCMSGEESAFRKVGKEFFSTSITRLLRFRIRDMAPQLYTLLSYILPRPYGTDFFIDSVLNVIEYRKKNNIVRNDFINTLMDIRAHPEKLGNIELTDSLLTAQAFVFFIAGFETSSSTISNALYELALNQDIQDKLREEINEHHEINNGEWHYENIKAMPILDGVFKETLRMYPAVPFITRKSVDDYTFEDFKFSIPKGVYVFTPVYGIHYDPDFYPNPEVFDITRFTPEAEAKRHPMNYLPFGDGPRNCIGARFAIFQTKIGLIKVIRNYKVDVCEKTTIPYEVNRRAFLLAPEHPITLKILKVEN from the exons ATGACTGGCATCGAAATTTTGTGTGGTATCGTGGTGGTGCTACTGCTACTTTACTACTATTCCACCTCCACTCATAACTTCTGGAAGAAACGCGGTGTTCCTGGGCCAGAACCCATACCATTTTTTGGTAACACCGTTGCAGTGTTGTTCTCCAGGTTGTCGATGGGTCAATATATGCGCGAAATATACGCAAAATATAAATCCGAACCTATGGTTGGCGTATTTATAAGAAGAAGCCCGTTGTTGATTTTAAATGATCCTGAATTAATCAAGACAGTCCTGATCAAGGACTTCACAAAATTTTCAGACCGTGGAATGACTGTTAATGAGCAG GCGGAACCACTTTCACAGCACTTGTTTGCTCTAGAGCCAGAAAGATGGCGACCGTTGAGAACAAGACTGTCACCAGTATTTACGTCTGGCAAACTGaaggaaatgttttttatgaTTATCGATTGCGCTAATAATCTTGAGTCACATTTGGAAAAGGTGGCAGTAAAAGGTGAGCCCATCGATTGCCGAGAGTTGGCAGCTAGATACACTACGGATGTCATTGGTAGCTGCGCCTTTGGAATTAACATGAATTGTATGTCGGGCGAGGAATCGGCATTCCGTAAAGTGGGAAAAGAATTCTTCTCTACCTCAATTACGCGATTACTAAGATTTAGAATACGAGACATGGCGCCGCAGTTGTACACCTTGCTTTCCTACATACTACCGCGTCCCTATGGAACCGATTTCTTTATCGACAGTGTTCTGAACGTGATAGAGTACAGAAAGAAGAATAATATCGTCAGAAACGATTTCATCAACACATTGATGGACATCCGGGCTCATCCTGAGAAGCTGGGTAACATCG AATTAACGGATTCTCTACTCACAGCGCAAGCATTCGTTTTCTTTATTGCTGGTTTTGAAACATCGTCATCAACAATCAGTAATGCACTTTACGAATTGGCATTGAATCAGGATATACAAGACAAGTTGCGGGAAGAGATCAACGAACATCACGAGATTAATAACGGAGAATGGcactatgaaaatataaaggCGATGCCAATTTTAGACGGCGTATTTAAAG AAACGCTGAGAATGTACCCAGCAGTGCCATTTATTACTAGAAAGTCAGTCGATGACTACACTTTTGAAGACTTCAAATTTTCGATCCCGAAAGGTGTATATGTGTTTACACCCGTGTATGGAATACATTATGATCCAGATTTTTATCCAAATCCTGAAGTTTTTGATATTACTCGATTCACGCCTGAGGCAGAGGCAAAAAGGCACCCAATGAACTATTTACCATTCGGTGATGGCCCAAGGAATTGCATTG GTGCACGATTTGCAATTTTCCAAACGAAAATTGGGCTTATAAAGGTAATTCGTAATTACAAAGTTGATGTCTGTGAGAAAACTACTATCCCATATGAAGTTAATCGGCGCGCCTTTTTATTAGCTCCAGAACATCCTAtcactttgaaaatattaaaagttgaaaactaa
- the LOC144470389 gene encoding putative cytochrome P450 6a14, with amino-acid sequence MTGIEIFCGIVAVLLLLYYYSTSTYNFWRKRGVHGPEPIPLLGNVAPVMFSQMSMSLFLREMYEKYKSFPVIGLFARRAPILVLNDPEIIKAVLIKDFGKFSNRGININEVVEPLSQHLFALEPERWRPLRARLTPVFTSGKLKEMFFMIIDCAKNFEERLDAVALKGEPVDCRDLTARFTIDVIGSCAFGINMSCKSEMEAEFRRVGKEFLSVSLLRVLRARMRDIAPQLYTLLAPILPYPYGTEYFMSNVLNMIEYRKKNNIVRNDFINALMDIQEHPEKLGGIKLTDSLLAAQALFFFVAGFHSSAATISNVLLEMAMNQDIQDKLREEIKEHHELNNGEWHFENINAMPILDAVFKETLRKYPVLAFLSRKSIDDYTFEDLKFTIPKDTSVFISAYGIQHDPDIYPNPEVFDISRFMGDAASKRHPMHYLPFGDGPRNCIGARFAIFQTKIGIIKAIRNYKVDTCETTVYPCKFNPSTFLLVPTHPITLKFTKINN; translated from the exons atGACTGGCATAGAAATTTTTTGTGGTATCGTCGCGGTGCTTCTTCTACTTTATTACTATTCGACTTCAACTTACAACTTTTGGAGGAAACGCGGAGTTCATGGACCGGAACCAATACCACTTCTAGGTAACGTTGCTCCGGTGATGTTTTCACAGATGTCGATGAGTCTATTTCTGCGCGAAATgtacgaaaaatataaatctttccCTGTAATTGGCCTATTTGCAAGAAGAGCACCAATATTGGTTTTAAACGATCCTGAAATAATCAAGGCAGTCCTGATCAAGGACTTCGggaaattttcaaatcgtGGGATAAATATCAATGAAGTG GTAGAACCACTTTCACAGCATTTGTTTGCTCTGGAGCCAGAAAGATGGCGACCATTGAGAGCAAGGCTCACACCAGTATTTACATCTggcaaattaaaagaaatgttcTTCATGATCATCGATTGCGCTAAAAACTTTGAAGAACGTTTGGACGCAGTGGCACTAAAAGGTGAACCCGTTGATTGCCGAGACTTGACAGCCAGATTCACTATAGACGTTATTGGCAGCTGCGCTTTTGGAATTAACATGAGTTGTAAATCGGAGATGGAAGCGGAATTTCGTAGAGtgggaaaagaatttttatctgtCTCGCTTCTACGCGTGCTAAGAGCTAGAATGCGCGATATTGCACCGCAGCTTTACACCTTGCTTGCCCCCATACTACCGTATCCCTACGGCACCGAATACTTTATGAGCAATGTTCTGAACATGATAGagtatagaaagaaaaataatattgtgagAAACGATTTCATCAACGCGCTAATGGACATCCAGGAGCATCCTGAGAAACTGGGTGGCATCA AATTAACGGATAGCCTACTCGCAGCGCAAGCATTGTTCTTCTTTGTTGCTGGTTTTCATTCTTCGGCAGCAACAATCAGTAATGTACTTCTTGAAATGGCAATGAATCAGGACATACAAGACAAGTTACGGGAAGAAATCAAGGAACATCACGAGCTTAATAATGGCGAATGGcactttgaaaatataaacgcCATGCCAATTTTGGATGCCGTATTTAAAG AGACGCTGAGAAAATATCCAGTACTGGCATTTCTTAGCAGAAAGTCAATCGATGACTACACTTTCGAAGACTTGAAATTTACAATACCGAAAGATACAAGTGTGTTTATATCTGCGTATGGAATACAACACGATCCAGACATTTACCCAAATCCAGAAGTGTTTGATATTAGTCGAtttatgggtgacgcggcgtcGAAGAGACATCCTATGCACTACTTACCATTTGGCGATGGCCCAAGGAATTGCATCG GTGCACGATTCGCGATCTTCCAAACGAAAATTGGGATTATTAAGGCAATTCGTAATTACAAAGTCGACACCTGCGAGACGACTGTATATCCATGTAAATTTAATCCAAGTACCTTTTTATTAGTTCCAACCCATCCTATCACtttgaaatttacaaaaattaataactaa